From Polaribacter butkevichii, a single genomic window includes:
- a CDS encoding vWA domain-containing protein: MKKFVLKVVSVLLLFFSINNFAVNEPSSEKTKEQTIKVALLLDTSSSMDGLINQAKAQLWEIVNELSYAKYGIEKPNLEIALYEYGNSRLPSREGYIKQVLQFSNDLDKISEKLFSLTTSGGNEFCGQVIKTSLNELSWGENKNDLKIIFIAGNERFTQGKINYKDAITDAKEKDVIINTIFCGNYSTGISGMWKDGADLGGGDYMTINQDKKIVHVVTPYDDDIIILNKRLNKTYIYYGNNGYSKFSSQKEQDMNAESLDEVVIVKRAVSKSSRLYDNSSWDLVDADKKQKVDYNKIEKEKLPTALHNKSETEIKSYVKLKAKERTEIQQKIKELDAKRRSFIAKKQKESSKKDELNNVMLNAIKRQAKLKNYAW; this comes from the coding sequence ATGAAAAAATTCGTATTAAAAGTCGTATCAGTATTACTCTTATTTTTCTCCATTAACAACTTTGCAGTAAACGAGCCATCATCAGAAAAAACAAAAGAACAAACTATTAAAGTCGCCTTATTGTTAGACACAAGTAGCAGTATGGACGGATTGATAAACCAAGCAAAAGCACAACTTTGGGAAATTGTAAACGAGCTTTCGTATGCTAAATACGGCATTGAAAAACCTAATTTAGAAATTGCTTTGTATGAATACGGAAATTCTAGATTGCCTTCTAGAGAAGGGTATATTAAACAGGTTTTACAGTTTAGTAATGACTTAGATAAAATCTCCGAAAAACTATTTTCTTTAACTACAAGTGGCGGAAATGAGTTTTGCGGACAAGTAATAAAAACATCTTTAAACGAACTTTCTTGGGGAGAAAATAAAAACGATTTAAAAATAATTTTTATTGCAGGTAACGAACGTTTTACACAAGGGAAAATCAATTATAAAGATGCTATTACAGACGCAAAAGAAAAAGATGTAATTATCAATACGATATTTTGTGGTAACTATTCTACCGGAATTTCTGGAATGTGGAAAGATGGTGCAGATTTAGGTGGTGGCGATTATATGACCATAAATCAAGATAAAAAAATTGTGCATGTAGTAACTCCTTATGATGATGACATTATCATTCTAAACAAAAGATTGAACAAGACCTATATTTATTACGGAAATAATGGATATTCTAAATTTTCTTCTCAGAAAGAACAAGATATGAATGCAGAATCTTTAGATGAAGTGGTTATTGTTAAACGTGCCGTTAGTAAAAGTTCTCGTTTGTACGACAATTCTTCTTGGGATTTGGTAGATGCTGATAAAAAGCAAAAAGTAGATTACAATAAAATTGAAAAAGAAAAACTACCTACAGCATTACATAATAAATCGGAAACTGAAATTAAAAGTTATGTAAAATTAAAAGCTAAAGAACGAACAGAAATTCAGCAAAAAATTAAAGAATTAGATGCAAAAAGAAGAAGCTTTATTGCTAAAAAACAAAAAGAAAGTAGCAAAAAAGACGAATTAAATAACGTCATGCTAAACGCTATTAAAAGACAAGCTAAATTAAAAAACTATGCTTGGTAA
- a CDS encoding tetratricopeptide repeat-containing sensor histidine kinase gives MILRKYITSLFICLFVSVSAQEISVDIQTKMFDVKVKVLNKNTNAPIKNAEVFVSGKYFDYNEIYSYYLIKARVGDQLRVSHPDFETVYYTIKSDEEIKILVEGFASEREFTVSKSSRKMKSIRKPDLYHQYLDSANFYKKKDIDLSLSFVEKALQDNQSKQRNSVTYKTLADVYLYWKQYDLAVNNYKLSIQIKDNTATKIALANAQFLLNDLKESKHTYTNLLNQKLSNYERILVLEGLGDVDFSSKKYNTAKTYYKESLKLAKESLVTAKITDLNSKLATVFASEGNVAKANIQFKNSLNLAAKENINRALEEEEKVADFYNSNRLFDDEIKLRKESLIKAESNKTSQKKFNLESDSITSQKINYKIGNAYILKEDYKNAIPFLEKSKKDADEKKDITIEKDATRKLSEVYATVGEYDKALKSYQDYVKLVDAAYIQKEQEIQQVKRFSKKISDNQNRIASLEKDKELAESKISLAYIDQKLSEESNQRQRLIIYSLVGGFLLMSLLAYFMFRNIKQQKLANNLLALKSMRSQMNPHFIFNALNSVNSFIAVNDERNANRYLSEFSALMRAVLENSDEDFIPLTKEIELLELYVKLEHNRFKEKFDYVISVDENIDLKQFSIPPMLLQPYIENAIWHGLRYRKEIGNLAISIVKKDDDTVSVTITDNGIGRKKSQELKTKNQLKQKSKGMNNIKNRIAILNDMYKDRVSVVVTDVLENGEGTKVALLLKKK, from the coding sequence ATGATTTTAAGAAAATACATAACCAGCCTTTTTATATGTCTATTTGTATCAGTTTCTGCTCAAGAAATAAGTGTAGATATTCAAACAAAAATGTTTGATGTAAAAGTGAAGGTTTTAAATAAGAATACCAATGCCCCTATAAAAAATGCAGAGGTTTTTGTAAGTGGTAAGTATTTTGATTATAATGAGATTTATAGTTATTACTTAATAAAGGCAAGAGTAGGCGATCAGTTAAGGGTTTCTCACCCAGATTTTGAAACGGTTTATTATACGATAAAATCGGATGAAGAAATAAAAATTTTGGTAGAAGGGTTTGCTTCAGAAAGAGAGTTTACTGTTAGTAAAAGCTCTCGAAAAATGAAATCGATTCGCAAACCTGATCTTTATCATCAATATTTAGATTCGGCAAATTTTTACAAGAAAAAAGATATCGATTTAAGTTTGTCTTTTGTAGAAAAAGCGTTGCAAGATAACCAGTCTAAACAACGAAATTCGGTTACCTATAAAACCTTAGCTGATGTTTATTTGTATTGGAAACAGTACGATTTAGCTGTAAATAATTATAAACTTTCTATTCAAATAAAAGACAATACAGCCACAAAAATTGCTTTGGCAAATGCACAGTTTTTATTAAATGATTTAAAAGAAAGTAAGCATACGTATACCAATTTATTAAATCAGAAACTAAGTAATTATGAGCGTATTCTTGTTTTAGAAGGTTTGGGAGATGTAGATTTTTCATCAAAAAAATACAACACCGCTAAAACGTATTATAAGGAATCTTTAAAACTCGCAAAAGAGAGCTTGGTTACTGCTAAAATTACAGATTTAAATTCTAAGTTGGCAACTGTTTTTGCTTCTGAAGGAAATGTTGCCAAAGCAAATATTCAGTTTAAAAATTCATTGAACTTAGCGGCTAAAGAAAATATAAATAGAGCTTTAGAAGAAGAAGAAAAAGTAGCTGATTTTTACAATTCTAATCGTCTGTTTGATGATGAAATTAAACTAAGAAAAGAAAGTTTAATTAAAGCTGAGAGCAATAAAACATCTCAAAAGAAATTTAATTTAGAATCAGATTCGATTACTTCTCAAAAAATAAATTACAAAATTGGTAATGCTTATATTTTAAAAGAAGACTATAAAAATGCCATTCCTTTTTTAGAAAAAAGTAAAAAAGATGCTGACGAAAAGAAAGACATTACTATAGAAAAAGATGCTACCAGAAAATTATCTGAAGTTTATGCAACGGTGGGAGAGTATGATAAGGCCTTAAAAAGTTACCAAGATTATGTAAAGTTGGTAGATGCAGCTTACATACAAAAAGAACAAGAAATTCAGCAAGTAAAACGGTTTTCTAAGAAAATATCAGACAATCAAAATAGAATTGCTAGTTTAGAAAAAGACAAAGAATTGGCAGAAAGTAAAATTAGTTTGGCGTACATAGATCAAAAATTATCTGAAGAAAGTAATCAAAGACAACGTTTAATAATTTATAGTTTAGTGGGTGGGTTTCTATTGATGAGTTTGTTGGCGTATTTTATGTTTAGAAACATTAAACAACAAAAGTTAGCCAATAATTTGTTGGCATTAAAATCGATGCGTTCTCAAATGAATCCGCATTTTATTTTTAATGCTTTAAACTCTGTAAACAGCTTTATTGCTGTAAATGATGAACGTAATGCCAACCGATATTTATCTGAATTTTCTGCATTAATGCGTGCTGTTTTAGAAAATTCTGATGAAGATTTTATTCCTTTAACAAAAGAAATTGAATTGCTAGAATTGTATGTAAAGTTAGAGCATAACAGATTTAAAGAGAAGTTTGATTATGTAATTTCTGTGGATGAAAACATCGATTTAAAACAATTTTCTATTCCACCAATGTTGTTGCAACCTTATATAGAAAATGCTATTTGGCACGGATTAAGATACAGAAAAGAGATTGGTAATTTAGCAATTTCAATCGTTAAAAAAGATGATGATACTGTTTCTGTTACCATAACAGACAATGGAATTGGGCGAAAAAAATCGCAAGAATTAAAGACGAAAAATCAGCTAAAACAAAAGTCTAAAGGAATGAATAACATAAAAAATAGAATTGCTATTTTAAATGATATGTATAAAGATAGAGTTTCTGTGGTGGTAACTGATGTTTTAGAAAACGGAGAAGGAACAAAAGTAGCATTGTTGTTGAAGAAAAAGTAG
- a CDS encoding LytR/AlgR family response regulator transcription factor, which produces MKLKAIIVEDEQISRDILRNYIGKYCPNVLLLGEASNIDDGYKLIQENKLDLVFLDVEMPFGNAFDLLEKVENRTFETIFVTAYDHYAIEALNSHASYYLLKPISIDELIKAVNIVTEIKEKENQLQHQILAPKTNSAIGKITIPQQDGFEVLDINDIVFCKADDNYTEIHLANSKKLVSKTLKYFEEALTEYTFARIHKSYLVNVNAITKYKKGKGGSVLVSNGKEILVSASQKANLLSYFK; this is translated from the coding sequence ATGAAATTAAAAGCAATTATTGTAGAAGACGAACAAATTAGTAGAGATATTTTGCGAAATTATATTGGTAAATATTGCCCTAATGTTTTGTTGTTAGGCGAGGCAAGTAATATTGATGATGGCTACAAATTAATACAAGAAAACAAGTTAGATTTGGTGTTTTTAGATGTAGAAATGCCTTTTGGTAACGCGTTCGATTTATTAGAAAAAGTAGAAAACAGAACCTTTGAAACTATTTTTGTAACCGCCTACGATCATTATGCAATAGAAGCCTTAAACAGTCATGCAAGTTATTATTTACTAAAACCAATTTCTATAGATGAGCTGATAAAAGCGGTAAATATTGTTACAGAAATTAAGGAAAAGGAAAATCAATTACAGCATCAAATATTAGCGCCAAAAACAAATTCGGCAATCGGAAAAATTACCATTCCGCAACAAGATGGTTTTGAAGTTTTAGATATAAATGATATTGTTTTTTGTAAAGCAGATGATAATTATACCGAAATTCACTTGGCAAATTCTAAGAAATTAGTGAGCAAAACCTTAAAGTATTTTGAAGAAGCTTTAACCGAATATACGTTTGCCAGGATTCATAAATCGTACTTGGTAAATGTAAATGCCATAACCAAATATAAAAAGGGAAAAGGAGGGAGCGTACTTGTTTCTAACGGAAAAGAAATTTTGGTTTCTGCTTCTCAAAAAGCGAATTTATTATCATATTTTAAGTAA
- a CDS encoding gamma carbonic anhydrase family protein, whose protein sequence is MAIIKEVRGNYPQIPEDCYVAENATIVGEVSLGKECSIWFNAVLRGDVHYIKIGNKVNIQDGAIIHATYQKSPTTIGNNVSIGHNAMVHGCTIHDNVLVGMGSIIMDDCVVESNSIIAAGAVVTKNTRIESGSIYAGVPAKKVKDISQELISGEINRIANNYVKYSSWFKE, encoded by the coding sequence ATGGCAATTATAAAAGAAGTAAGAGGTAATTATCCGCAAATACCAGAAGATTGTTACGTAGCAGAAAATGCAACTATTGTTGGCGAAGTTTCTCTAGGAAAAGAGTGTAGCATTTGGTTTAATGCAGTGCTAAGAGGCGATGTGCATTATATAAAAATTGGTAATAAAGTTAATATTCAAGACGGTGCTATTATCCACGCAACGTATCAAAAATCGCCAACAACCATTGGTAATAATGTGTCTATTGGACATAATGCAATGGTGCATGGTTGTACAATTCACGATAATGTTTTGGTAGGTATGGGATCTATTATTATGGACGATTGTGTGGTAGAATCTAATTCTATTATTGCAGCAGGAGCGGTAGTTACCAAGAATACAAGAATAGAAAGTGGAAGTATTTATGCTGGAGTTCCTGCTAAAAAAGTAAAAGATATTTCGCAAGAATTAATTTCAGGAGAAATCAATAGAATAGCCAATAATTATGTAAAATATTCAAGTTGGTTTAAAGAGTAG
- a CDS encoding Spy/CpxP family protein refolding chaperone: MKKIVTILVVIFAFTFTAQAQKKGGAPSAEKMLKRMTKDLSLTEAQQSEIKPLLTAQLADRKAAMEKRKAIKESGQKPSKEERQLDRKDRIAKETTFNTEMAKILNKEQLEKFEALAKERKENAKNKGKKKKIKKE, from the coding sequence ATGAAAAAAATAGTAACCATATTAGTTGTCATTTTCGCTTTTACATTTACTGCACAAGCGCAAAAAAAAGGAGGTGCACCATCTGCTGAAAAAATGCTTAAAAGAATGACCAAAGATTTAAGTTTAACAGAGGCTCAACAAAGTGAAATTAAACCTTTATTAACGGCACAATTAGCAGATAGAAAAGCTGCTATGGAAAAAAGAAAAGCAATTAAAGAATCTGGACAAAAACCATCTAAAGAAGAGCGTCAACTAGATAGAAAAGACAGAATAGCTAAAGAAACTACTTTTAACACAGAAATGGCTAAAATTCTTAACAAAGAGCAATTAGAAAAATTTGAAGCATTGGCTAAAGAAAGAAAAGAAAATGCTAAAAATAAAGGCAAAAAGAAAAAAATTAAAAAAGAATAA
- a CDS encoding mechanosensitive ion channel domain-containing protein, which translates to MKRFKFAFYLNHFNKVQMKNFLWFLVFLPFFSVAQDSIRVDMSNPHATVYTHLYFLQTDSFEPKKAAKTILGLSEEKAIEKAIKIKQVLDGKGLYVDVNKIPTNPNYKDTIGYSSYYRYVLFPIRMPQIYVEKIGDNWYYSTETIAKIESLYKEVYPWYVQKLQKFVPVSGRKKILNLELWQIVGLLIMLALGYLIFLIVKRLAFFILLKLQHQITKNTNLEVNKVIKKLAHPISLLVTLTFVDKVFPSLQFGLTTNTWVFLILNIAETVFWIYVFLKLVQVVMRIYAEFTERTHGRLDDQLVPILHSFLTGLVIVVGIFKLLVLFGVDTTTMLAGATIGGLAFALASQDTVKNLIGTIMIFLDKPFHIEDWIEAGEVVGTVERVGFRSTQVRAADTSIYQIPNSKLSELVINNKGLRLFRRYNTNLGLRYDTPPELIEAFVKGVREIIIAHPETRSDSYNVEFTGFGDSALLIMVNVYFKSLAWGVEQSSKHRLHIAIVKLAKELGVDFAFPSTTVTIENFPEKKGLNPKYNIDQARIDAVITNVVSDFNKGNPSETSL; encoded by the coding sequence ATGAAAAGGTTTAAATTTGCTTTTTATTTAAATCATTTTAATAAAGTACAGATGAAGAATTTTTTGTGGTTTCTTGTTTTTTTGCCTTTTTTTTCAGTTGCTCAAGATAGTATTCGTGTAGATATGAGTAACCCTCATGCTACCGTGTATACACATTTATATTTTTTACAAACGGACTCTTTTGAACCTAAAAAAGCAGCAAAAACCATATTAGGACTTTCTGAAGAGAAAGCTATTGAAAAAGCCATTAAAATAAAACAAGTTTTAGATGGTAAAGGTTTGTATGTAGATGTAAATAAAATTCCTACCAACCCGAATTATAAAGATACTATTGGGTATTCTTCTTACTATAGATATGTGTTGTTTCCTATAAGAATGCCTCAGATTTATGTAGAAAAAATAGGGGATAATTGGTATTACTCAACAGAAACAATTGCAAAAATAGAAAGTTTATATAAAGAAGTTTATCCTTGGTATGTGCAGAAATTACAGAAATTTGTACCGGTTTCTGGGAGAAAAAAAATACTAAATTTAGAATTGTGGCAAATTGTAGGTTTGTTAATAATGCTAGCTTTAGGGTATCTTATTTTTTTAATTGTAAAAAGATTGGCCTTTTTTATTTTATTAAAACTACAGCATCAAATTACCAAAAACACCAATTTAGAAGTTAACAAAGTAATAAAGAAATTGGCACACCCTATAAGTTTATTAGTTACTTTAACTTTTGTAGACAAAGTTTTTCCATCATTACAATTTGGTTTAACAACAAATACATGGGTGTTTTTGATTTTAAACATTGCAGAAACAGTGTTCTGGATTTACGTTTTCTTAAAACTAGTACAAGTTGTAATGCGCATTTATGCTGAGTTTACAGAAAGAACACATGGCAGGTTAGATGATCAATTAGTACCTATTTTACATAGTTTTCTTACCGGTTTAGTAATTGTAGTCGGTATTTTTAAGCTGTTAGTCCTTTTTGGTGTAGATACCACTACCATGTTGGCGGGAGCAACTATTGGAGGTTTGGCTTTTGCATTAGCGTCTCAAGACACAGTAAAAAACTTAATTGGTACCATCATGATTTTTCTTGATAAACCTTTCCATATAGAAGATTGGATAGAAGCAGGAGAAGTGGTAGGTACTGTAGAAAGAGTTGGTTTTAGATCTACACAGGTTCGTGCTGCAGATACATCAATCTACCAAATACCAAATAGTAAATTGTCTGAATTGGTGATTAATAACAAAGGTTTGCGATTATTTAGACGTTACAATACCAATTTAGGTTTGCGTTATGATACACCTCCAGAATTAATTGAAGCCTTTGTAAAAGGAGTACGAGAAATTATTATTGCGCATCCAGAAACACGATCTGATTCTTATAATGTAGAGTTTACCGGTTTTGGTGATTCTGCATTATTGATTATGGTAAATGTGTATTTTAAAAGTTTAGCTTGGGGTGTAGAGCAATCATCAAAGCATAGATTGCATATTGCTATTGTAAAGTTAGCGAAAGAATTAGGTGTAGATTTTGCTTTCCCTTCTACAACAGTTACGATAGAAAATTTCCCGGAGAAAAAAGGATTAAATCCTAAATATAATATAGATCAAGCAAGAATTGATGCTGTAATTACTAATGTTGTAAGTGATTTTAATAAAGGAAACCCATCAGAAACTAGTTTATAA
- a CDS encoding tRNA dihydrouridine synthase, with the protein MSQTLLSSPLQGFTDYKFRNAFNHFFGGIDTFYSPYIRLNGKMVIKNSYKKDILLENNTELEVIPQIITNDVEEFLFVAKYVRELGYKELNWNLGCPYPMVTKRGMGSGLIADPEKINSILHKIHNESDILVSMKMRMGYETPEEILEVLPILDTYPLKNIAIHARIGKQLYKGGTNLEAFQKCLDNSKHKMYYNGDITSVAAFKKLQERFTSIDHWMIGRGLIADPFLPSMIKNDTTEYPKNRFDIFNEFHDRIFTEYDAALSGPTPIKMKMLGFWEYFSQSFSNPQKTYKKIKKASNVKNYEIAVREIFKEAKNG; encoded by the coding sequence ATGAGTCAGACACTTTTATCTTCTCCTTTACAAGGCTTTACAGATTACAAATTTAGAAATGCATTCAATCATTTTTTTGGTGGAATAGACACATTCTATTCACCTTACATTCGTTTGAATGGTAAAATGGTGATTAAAAATTCTTATAAAAAAGATATCCTTTTAGAGAATAATACAGAGTTAGAAGTAATTCCGCAAATTATTACCAACGATGTAGAAGAGTTTCTTTTTGTTGCTAAATACGTAAGAGAATTAGGTTACAAAGAATTAAACTGGAATTTAGGTTGCCCCTACCCGATGGTTACCAAACGCGGAATGGGTTCTGGATTAATTGCAGATCCTGAAAAAATAAATAGTATTCTTCATAAAATTCATAATGAATCTGACATTCTAGTTTCTATGAAAATGAGAATGGGCTATGAAACTCCCGAAGAAATTTTAGAGGTGTTGCCTATTTTAGATACTTATCCTTTAAAAAATATTGCAATTCACGCAAGAATAGGAAAACAACTATATAAAGGCGGAACTAATTTAGAGGCATTTCAAAAATGTTTAGATAATAGCAAGCATAAAATGTATTATAATGGTGATATCACTTCCGTTGCTGCATTTAAAAAACTACAAGAACGATTTACATCAATAGATCATTGGATGATTGGACGCGGCTTAATTGCAGATCCTTTTTTACCAAGTATGATTAAAAACGATACCACAGAATATCCAAAAAATAGATTTGATATTTTTAATGAATTTCACGATCGTATTTTTACCGAATATGACGCCGCACTTTCTGGGCCAACTCCTATAAAAATGAAAATGCTTGGTTTTTGGGAATACTTTTCTCAAAGCTTTTCAAATCCTCAGAAAACGTATAAAAAAATTAAAAAAGCAAGCAACGTAAAGAATTACGAGATTGCCGTAAGAGAAATTTTTAAAGAAGCAAAAAACGGGTAA
- a CDS encoding DUF2867 domain-containing protein produces the protein MKKVKEEKQKLSDELYGLLTTVNFTDTFSTTNHIDDITTITNLIFNNSPKWLELLFTLRNKLVHIIGLKTNIPEDYNETFKIGGYVKFFKIFSISDCQVILGADDSHLNFRAIVKKDASISYNIKVITLVEFNNKTGKYYMNIIKPFHRLVVKQMVKKAFKKRL, from the coding sequence ATGAAAAAAGTAAAAGAAGAAAAACAAAAATTAAGTGATGAATTATATGGATTATTGACCACAGTTAATTTTACAGACACATTTTCAACCACAAACCATATAGATGATATTACAACGATTACAAATCTAATTTTTAACAATTCACCAAAATGGCTTGAATTACTATTTACCTTAAGAAATAAACTGGTTCATATAATCGGTTTGAAAACTAATATACCTGAAGATTATAATGAAACTTTTAAAATTGGAGGTTATGTCAAGTTCTTTAAAATATTTTCAATCTCAGACTGTCAAGTAATATTGGGTGCAGACGACTCTCATTTAAATTTTAGAGCAATAGTTAAAAAAGACGCATCTATATCTTATAACATAAAAGTTATAACATTAGTAGAATTTAATAATAAAACAGGAAAATATTATATGAATATTATAAAACCATTTCATAGGTTAGTTGTTAAACAAATGGTAAAAAAAGCTTTTAAAAAAAGACTATGA
- a CDS encoding TetR/AcrR family transcriptional regulator: MKNTKSKILETSLVLFNKNGLSNISLRSIADEMQISVGNLQYHFKKREEIINALYFLLVENIDNAILINETKPYGLLKQFFNISENISKVFFKYRFFFLDFNMIIREHSIIKKHYRELTSSREKQFFDFIKMLNNSNLIREEVLPNEYQNLFLRFQITSDFWISSANISSKKISKNIIPRYSDVLNQMLFPYLTKKGKTEYLKLTKV, translated from the coding sequence ATGAAAAACACTAAAAGTAAGATACTAGAAACGTCCTTAGTTTTGTTTAATAAAAATGGGTTATCAAATATTTCTTTAAGATCTATAGCGGATGAAATGCAAATTAGTGTTGGTAATTTGCAATACCATTTTAAAAAACGAGAAGAGATTATTAATGCTTTGTATTTTTTGTTAGTAGAAAATATTGATAATGCAATTTTGATTAATGAAACAAAACCTTATGGTTTGTTAAAACAGTTTTTTAATATTTCAGAAAATATTTCGAAAGTGTTTTTTAAATATCGATTTTTCTTTTTGGATTTTAATATGATAATTAGAGAACACTCAATAATCAAAAAGCATTATAGAGAATTAACTTCGAGTAGAGAAAAACAGTTTTTTGATTTTATAAAAATGCTTAATAATTCAAATTTGATAAGGGAAGAAGTATTACCCAATGAATACCAAAATTTATTTTTAAGATTTCAAATTACAAGCGATTTTTGGATTTCCTCAGCAAATATTAGTTCTAAAAAAATATCTAAAAATATAATACCTCGATATAGCGATGTATTAAATCAAATGTTGTTTCCATATTTAACTAAAAAAGGAAAAACCGAATATTTAAAATTAACTAAAGTTTAA